A window from Candidatus Nitrospira neomarina encodes these proteins:
- a CDS encoding TVP38/TMEM64 family protein → MSHPSTTPADSPNSLMGKMLIGCILLAGIGTFFYFDLNHYLSLESLKENRDTLLAYTASHYETAAAVFILVYILQTAFSLPGGAILTLTGGFLFGSLMGTLFVNVGATAGATLAFLAARYLLHDWVERKFGDRLGTIQEGFANNAFNYLMTLRLIPAFPFFLVNLVSGLTRVNLGTYVLATSIGIIPGSFVFAFAGRQLGTINSLSEIASPPVLLAFTLLGLLALMPVAYQKWKKTQSGTINPKP, encoded by the coding sequence ATGTCCCATCCGTCTACCACCCCAGCCGACTCACCGAATTCATTGATGGGAAAGATGCTCATCGGGTGTATTCTGTTGGCGGGCATCGGTACATTTTTCTATTTTGACCTTAATCACTATCTCTCGCTCGAATCATTAAAGGAAAATCGAGACACCTTATTAGCCTACACCGCCTCACATTATGAAACCGCAGCCGCGGTATTTATTCTCGTGTATATTCTCCAAACAGCGTTCTCCCTTCCAGGCGGAGCGATCCTCACGTTGACAGGAGGATTCTTATTTGGAAGCCTGATGGGTACGCTATTCGTCAATGTCGGAGCCACCGCCGGAGCCACGCTCGCCTTTTTAGCCGCCCGCTATCTGCTCCACGATTGGGTGGAGCGCAAATTTGGCGACCGGCTCGGGACCATTCAAGAAGGATTTGCCAACAATGCGTTTAATTATCTCATGACGCTTCGACTTATTCCGGCCTTTCCATTTTTTCTCGTGAACCTGGTCTCCGGCCTCACCCGTGTCAACCTCGGCACCTATGTGCTGGCGACGTCCATTGGCATTATTCCGGGCAGTTTTGTTTTTGCCTTTGCGGGCCGCCAATTGGGCACAATCAATTCCTTGAGCGAAATTGCCAGCCCACCGGTCTTACTCGCCTTTACGCTCCTGGGCTTATTAGCCCTCATGCCGGTGGCCTATCAGAAATGGAAGAAGACTCAAAGCGGAACCATCAATCCTAAACCGTAA
- a CDS encoding mercuric reductase, translating to MNTPQSPTHSGLVLPHDDYNQELVNNVHPPQWENPRPSGRYNLVIIGAGTAGLVTAAIASALGAKVALIERHLMGGDCLNVGCVPSKGVIRAAKAWHAVREAEQFGVHISGEVKQDFGAAMARMRKLRARISHVDSAHRYTKLGVDVFIGNGRFTGSSTIDVDGTTLQFAKAVVCTGARATAPSIPGLADTKYLTNETIFSLTELPQRLGVIGAGPIGCELAQSFARFGSQVYLVEAMHGILPNEDRDAADIVEQSMLRDGVQLLCCGKDLNIHSANGAKHLVVDSHGTQYDIPVDEILVGVGRSPNIEGLELERVGVEFDKTGVKVNHRLQTSNPKIFAAGDICSPFKFTHTADAQAQIVIQNALFPHPFGLGYGSTEHLVIPWATYTQPEIAHVGLYEKDAKDKDIPIDTFTFPLHEVDRAILDGEDQGFARVHVKKGTDTIVGATIVAAHAGDMISEFTLAMKGGLGLNTIAGTIHPYPTQAEVVKKSANAWRKTTLTEGKKQFLRKLFAWTR from the coding sequence ATGAACACCCCACAATCACCAACCCATAGCGGTTTAGTTCTTCCCCATGACGACTATAACCAGGAGTTGGTCAACAATGTGCATCCGCCCCAATGGGAGAATCCTAGGCCATCCGGACGATATAACCTCGTCATCATCGGGGCCGGCACTGCTGGGTTGGTCACCGCTGCCATTGCGTCAGCCCTCGGAGCCAAAGTGGCGCTAATTGAACGACACCTGATGGGCGGAGACTGCTTGAACGTAGGATGTGTGCCCTCCAAAGGCGTCATACGGGCGGCTAAAGCCTGGCACGCCGTCAGAGAGGCCGAACAATTCGGTGTGCATATTTCCGGTGAGGTCAAACAGGATTTCGGTGCAGCCATGGCCCGCATGCGAAAACTCAGGGCCCGGATCAGTCATGTCGACTCAGCGCATCGCTATACCAAACTTGGAGTGGATGTCTTTATCGGAAACGGCAGGTTCACCGGCTCAAGCACCATCGATGTGGATGGAACGACATTACAATTTGCCAAAGCGGTCGTCTGCACAGGAGCCCGCGCCACCGCCCCATCGATTCCAGGTTTGGCAGATACCAAATATCTCACCAACGAAACCATCTTTTCTCTGACGGAACTTCCTCAGAGACTGGGAGTGATTGGTGCCGGCCCCATTGGCTGTGAATTGGCCCAATCATTTGCCCGATTCGGCAGTCAGGTATATTTGGTGGAAGCTATGCATGGCATTCTTCCCAATGAAGACCGCGACGCGGCCGACATCGTGGAGCAATCGATGTTGCGGGACGGCGTGCAACTGCTCTGTTGCGGAAAAGACTTGAACATTCACTCGGCAAACGGCGCCAAACACCTCGTGGTGGATTCGCATGGCACACAGTATGACATCCCAGTTGATGAAATTCTGGTGGGCGTCGGTCGCAGTCCGAACATCGAAGGATTGGAGCTGGAGAGGGTCGGCGTCGAATTCGACAAAACCGGAGTCAAGGTCAACCACCGGCTTCAAACCAGCAACCCTAAGATTTTTGCGGCAGGAGATATCTGCTCTCCGTTCAAGTTCACCCATACGGCCGATGCCCAAGCACAGATCGTCATTCAGAACGCGTTGTTTCCTCACCCGTTCGGCCTCGGTTACGGCAGTACGGAACACCTGGTGATTCCCTGGGCGACCTATACCCAACCGGAAATTGCCCATGTCGGTCTCTATGAAAAGGATGCGAAGGACAAGGACATCCCGATCGACACCTTCACCTTTCCTCTTCATGAAGTCGATCGGGCTATTCTCGATGGAGAAGACCAAGGCTTTGCCAGAGTGCATGTAAAAAAAGGAACCGATACAATAGTTGGAGCCACCATCGTAGCCGCCCATGCGGGCGATATGATTAGTGAATTCACCCTAGCCATGAAGGGAGGCCTGGGACTCAACACCATCGCGGGCACCATTCACCCCTACCCGACCCAAGCGGAAGTCGTCAAAAAGTCGGCGAATGCCTGGCGGAAAACCACGCTGACGGAAGGAAAGAAACAGTTCCTCCGCAAACTCTTTGCGTGGACCCGGTAA
- a CDS encoding DUF3047 domain-containing protein codes for MTRITPRPAFFSVLTLVFGLLSLPHSNTGIAASPDHLVVGNFSMATPGEPFPQGWKPLTFDNIPAQTQYDLVKDEQQVVVKAISRQSSSGLTREISIDPKEYPVIAWRWKVENILQKGDVAQKSGDDYPARLYITFQYDSSQVGFFEKAKLETIKLIYGQYPPIGAINYIWESKSPVGTMVPNPYTDRVYMFVTQSGSAKLNQWVTEERNIYEDYKKAFGEDPPNISGVAIMTDTDNTKESAVAYYGDIVFKKSGKE; via the coding sequence ATGACACGTATCACACCTCGACCCGCATTCTTCTCTGTCCTCACTCTCGTCTTCGGACTCTTGAGCCTGCCCCATTCGAATACGGGCATCGCCGCAAGCCCCGATCACCTCGTCGTCGGCAACTTTTCCATGGCTACTCCGGGAGAACCGTTTCCGCAAGGGTGGAAGCCGCTGACCTTTGACAACATCCCCGCACAGACTCAATATGATCTGGTCAAAGACGAACAGCAGGTGGTGGTCAAGGCCATCAGTCGTCAATCCTCCTCCGGCCTGACACGGGAGATTTCGATCGACCCAAAGGAATATCCGGTAATTGCGTGGCGATGGAAAGTCGAAAATATTCTTCAGAAAGGGGATGTCGCTCAAAAATCAGGAGATGACTATCCGGCACGGCTCTACATTACCTTCCAGTATGACAGCAGTCAGGTCGGGTTTTTTGAAAAGGCGAAATTAGAAACCATCAAATTGATTTATGGCCAATATCCCCCCATTGGAGCCATCAATTATATTTGGGAGAGTAAAAGTCCGGTGGGTACAATGGTTCCCAATCCTTATACGGACCGGGTCTACATGTTCGTCACGCAAAGCGGAAGTGCCAAATTGAACCAATGGGTAACCGAGGAACGCAATATCTATGAAGATTACAAGAAAGCATTCGGAGAAGATCCACCAAACATCTCAGGAGTCGCCATCATGACCGACACGGATAACACCAAAGAGTCGGCCGTCGCCTATTACGGGGATATTGTGTTCAAAAAATCCGGAAAAGAATGA
- a CDS encoding thioredoxin family protein — MALKDSTMLPLGTPLPHFELPDVRTGHMVSPESFVGKQAILVMCICRHCPYVVHVQEQLAKLGRDYQKKNVGIVAISSNDVKRYPQDSPTRLKEMAEELEFHFPYCYDESQEVAKALTAACTPDFFVFNEERKLVYRGQLDDSRPGNGKPVTGWDLRMALEAVLDKKPVFVAQKPSAGCSIKWKIGNEPDY; from the coding sequence ATGGCCTTGAAAGATTCGACGATGCTTCCGTTGGGGACGCCCTTGCCTCACTTTGAACTACCGGATGTTCGGACAGGTCATATGGTGTCCCCTGAAAGTTTCGTCGGGAAACAGGCCATTCTGGTGATGTGTATTTGTCGACATTGCCCTTATGTCGTTCATGTGCAGGAGCAATTGGCCAAACTCGGTCGAGATTATCAAAAGAAAAATGTTGGCATTGTGGCGATCAGTAGTAATGATGTGAAACGTTATCCTCAGGATTCTCCCACAAGACTGAAGGAAATGGCGGAGGAATTGGAGTTTCATTTTCCCTATTGTTATGACGAATCTCAGGAGGTGGCGAAGGCTTTGACCGCGGCTTGTACACCGGATTTTTTTGTGTTTAATGAAGAACGCAAACTGGTGTATCGGGGACAATTGGATGACAGTCGGCCGGGAAACGGGAAGCCCGTGACCGGGTGGGATTTACGCATGGCCCTGGAGGCCGTTCTGGATAAGAAACCTGTTTTCGTCGCGCAAAAGCCCAGTGCGGGTTGCAGTATTAAATGGAAAATCGGGAATGAGCCGGATTATTGA